One window of Triticum dicoccoides isolate Atlit2015 ecotype Zavitan chromosome 5A, WEW_v2.0, whole genome shotgun sequence genomic DNA carries:
- the LOC119300731 gene encoding U-box domain-containing protein 44-like: MADVQDGHYDSSTDSLRVEPIYESFLCPLTKQIMRDPVTLESGATFEREAILKWFQESDSSGRSLICPITRKELSSTELNPSIALRNTIDEWMHRNEAAKLDVARKSLTSENSEHDTLQALEYVVEICQRSRSSRHVVRKLGLISLISELLKNSSTKVRQKSLESLCFVAKDDNDNKDEIAAGDNIRTIVKFLSHGHVQEKEQAASLLYELSQYKPLSEKIGSVPGAILILVGLSSSKIENLLTVDRADKTLVNLESCEKNVRQMAENGRLQPLLRLLLEGSADTQLSMAAYVGELVLTNEVKVFVAQTAGSALVNIMKSGNREAREAALKALNQISSYDVSAKILIEAGILPPLIADLFTVGSNQLPMRLKKVSATILANVVASGANFQSIPLDHNRQTLVSEEIVHNLLHLISNTGPATECKLLQVLVGLTSSSTTVQGIVDAIKSSGATVSLIQFIEAPQREVRMASIKLLNNISPCMGQELAEAFRGNFSQLSSLIRVIADNNGISEEQAPAAGLVADLPLQDSVLTRRLVEDGAFTTIISKVIMIRQGESRGGRFVNPFLEGLVRIVSRITFILEDDPDIIAFAREYNLTALFSDLLQMNGLDTVQIVSATALGNLSGQSKHLTKILPPPNGGLCFSIFPCLSQKSVETGVCRVHHGICSSRESFCLLEGKVVEKLVACLDHNNEKVVEASLTALSTLLDDGVDIDQGVMVLCDAEGVKPILDVLCENRTEALRQRAVWAVERILRTDEIAYEISGNQNVSTALVEAFRHGDFRTRQIAERALKHVDKLPNFSGIFSKIGAQ, from the exons ATGGCAGACGTTCAAGATGGTCATTATGATTCGTCCACTGACAGCTTGCGCGTTGAGCCTATTTATGAATCATTTCTTTGTCCACTCACAAAACAAATTATGCGGGATCCTGTCACTTTAGAGAGTGGTGCTACATTTGAACGGGAAGCCATTTTGAAGTGGTTCCAGGAATCTGATAGCAGTGGAAGGAGCCTTATCTGCCCTATTACTAGGAAGGAGCTCAGCAGCACTGAGTTGAATCCAAGCATTGCTCTGAGAAACACTATTGATGAATGGATGCATAGGAATGAGGCAGCTAAACTTGATGTAGCCCGTAAATCCTTAACTTCCGAGAATTCAGAACATGATACTTTGCAAGCACTTGAATATGTTGTGGAGATATGTCAGAGAAGTAGATCCAGCAGACATGTAGTGAGGAAGCTTGGCTTGATAAGCTTAATTTCCGAGCTGTTGAAGAATAGCAGTACAAAAGTACGGCAAAAGTCATTGGAAAGTCTTTGCTTTGTAGCTAAAGATGACAATGATAACAAG GATGAGATTGCTGCCGGGGACAATATTCGCACAATAGTGAAGTTCTTATCTCATGGCCACGTCCAAGAGAAAGAACAGGCTGCATCTCtgttatatgaactttcacaatataaACCTCTTTCAGAAAAAATTGGGAGCGTTCCTGGGGCCATACTTATACTTGTTGGCTTGTCAAGTAGTAAAATAGAAAACCTGTTGACAGTTGATAGGGCTGATAAGACACTTGTGAATTTGGAGAGCTGTGAAAAAAATGTTAGACAGATGGCGGAAAACGGTAGACTGCAACCGCTTCTTaggcttcttcttgaag GTTCAGCTGATACACAATTATCTATGGCTGCTTATGTTGGGGAGCTTGTTTTAACCAACGAGGTGAAGGTCTTTGTGGCACAAACAGCAGGCTCCGCACTAGTCAATATCATGAAAAGTGGGAATAGGGAGGCTAGAGAAGCAGCTCTGAAGGCACTGAATCAAATTTCATCTTACGACGTCAGTGCGAAGATACTAATTGAAGCAGGTATTCTCCCACCTCTCATAGCAGACCTCTTTACAGTTGGCAGTAATCAGCTTCCAATGAGGTTGAAGAAGGTATCAGCAACAATTCTTGCAAATGTTGTGGCATCAGGTGCAAATTTTCAGTCCATTCCACTTGACCACAACAGGCAGACACTGGTATCTGAAGAAATTGTTCACAATCTGCTTCATCTCATCAGCAATACAGGACCTGCAACTGAGTGTAAGTTACTCCAGGTGCTTGTTGGTTTAACTAGTTCTTCTACAACTGTCCAAGGCATAGTTGATGCCATCAAAAGCTCAGGGGCTACTGTCAGTTTAATTCAGTTTATTGAAGCACCTCAAAGAGAGGTTCGCATGGCTTCCATCAAGCTCTTGAATAACATATCACCATGTATGGGTCAAGAACTGGCTGAAGCTTTTCGTGGAAATTTTAGTCAACTCAGCAGCTTGATTAGAGTCATTGCCGACAACAATGGTATTTCTGAAGAGCAAGCACCAGCTGCTGGTCTTGTAGCTGATCTTCCTCTGCAGGATTCGGTGCTAACCAGACGTCTTGTTGAAGATGGGGCTTTCACCACAATAATATCCAAAGTGATAATGATCAGACAAGGGGAGAGTCGTGGGGGGCGTTTCGTCAACCCTTTTCTTGAAGGTCTAGTTAGGATAGTCTCCCGGATCACATTTATCTTGGAGGATGATCCAGATATCATTGCTTTTGCTCGTGAATACAATCTCACTGCACTATTTAGTGATCTGCTTCAGATGAATGGTCTTGACACTGTCCAGATTGTCTCTGCCACCGCACTAGGAAATCTATCTGGCCAGTCAAAGCATCTAACGAAGATTCTGCCACCTCCCAACGGGGGATTGTGTTTTTCAATATTTCCATGCCTCAGTCAGAAGTCTGTAGAAACTGGTGTCTGTAGAGTTCATCATGGAATATGTTCGTCAAGGGAAAGCTTCTGTCTCTTGGAAGGGAAGGTGGTGGAGAAGTTGGTTGCTTGCTTGGATCACAACAatgagaaagttgttgaagcctctcTAACAGCACTGTCCACATTATTAGACGATGGAGTGGACATTGATCAAGGTGTGATGGTCCTGTGCGACGCAGAGGGCGTCAAACCAATTCTTGATGTATTGTGTGAGAATCGGACTGAGGCGCTGAGGCAGAGAGCGGTGTGGGCAGTAGAAAGGATCCTTAGGACGGATGAAATAGCTTATGAGATCTCGGGAAACCAAAATGTCAGTACAGCCTTGGTTGAAGCTTTCAGGCATGGTGACTTTAGGACAAGGCAAATTGCAGAGCGAGCACTAAAGCATGTTGATAAGCTGCCCAATTTCTCTGGGATATTTTCGAAGATCGGAGCACAGTGA